GGGCCAGGGGGACGCCGATGAGGGCCGACAGCAGCACGCTGCCCACGGAGACCATGACGCTGTTGAACAGGCCTTCCATGTAGGACGGGCTGTCCGGATCGAAGAACTCCCCGTAGTTGCCGAATCCGAACTGACCTTCGCGGAACAGGCTTTCCCAGAGGACAAGGGCGGCGGGATAGACGATGTATCCAAGTAGTATGAATCCCAGGGGGATGAAGACGAGGGTGCGGGGTTGCCGGAGGAAGGCGTACAGGTTCATGGTCCGGATCAGTCCCTCAGGATGATTGCCTGGTCGCCGGGGATGCGGACGCGCACGGCATCGCCGGGTTGACGGCCGGCCATCCGGCCTTCCGCGTTTTCGACGACCTGGATGGAGACGCCTCCGGCATCCACGGTGAATTCGACGGTTGCACCCTTGAAACGCCGGGTGATCACGACACCGCCCACCGTGTCTTCAGAGTCGTCTTCGGTCAACCGTACGGCCTGGGGATGGAGGGCCAGGTAAACGGGGTCATTGGGACCATCCGGCGCCACGGCGTCATCGGCCGGCGCGGCATCATCGACCGGCGCGGCGTCATCGGCCGGCGCGGCGTCATCGGCCGGCGCGGCGTCATCGACCGGCGCGGGTGACGAGTGTAGCGCGGGCAATGGAATTGACGGCGGCAACGCCACGGCCAGTCCGCTCCCGTGCCGGAATACCGGCCTTCCCTCGTCCGTCTCCATCACGCCTTCCCAGAGGTTCATGTTGCCCATGAAGGCGGCCACGAACCGGTTGGCCGGCCTGCGGTAGATCGCGTCGGGGCGGTCCAGCTGCCGGCATTCGCCCTCCTCCATCACCGCGATCCGATCGGAAACGGCCAGCGCCTCCTCCTGGTCGTGGGTGACGTAGATGGCCGTGATGCCCAGCTTGGTCTGCAGCTCCCGGATCTGGTCCCGGGTCTCTTCCCGCAGCTTGGCGTCCAGGTTGGACAGCGGTTCGTCGAGCAGCAGCAGATCGGGTTCGATGACCACGGCCCGAGCGAGGGCTACCCGCTGCTGCTGTCCGCCGGACAACTGGGGCACGGGCCGCTGTTCCAGCCCGGCCAGTCCCACCAGGTCGAGGGCCCGCGCCGCGCGATCCGCAGTCTCGGCCGGCGCCACTTTTCGCGTGCGCAGGCCGAAGGCCACGTTCTCGAAGACGGTCATGTGGGGGAAGAGGGCATAGTTCTGAAATACCATCCCGGTGTTCCGCCGGTTGGCGGGCACGTGGGTGACGTCCTGGTCGTCGAAGAACACGGTGCCGGAGGTGGGGAAGATGAACCCGGCAATCATGCGGAGGATGGTCGTCTTGCCGCATCCGCTCGGGCCCAGCAGACTGAAGAACTCGCCGTCGGCCACCGTCAGGCTGATGCCCTTCACGACCGGGGTGTCATCGAAGTGCTTGGTGAGGCGATTGAGGGTGACCTGGGCCATGGGCGGAGATCAGAATGGGGCGCGGATCAAAACAGGGCACGGATCAGAACGGACCGCGACGGCAGACGAAAGGAGCTATCCCCGGTCCTTGATGTTGTCGTCCCAGTACTTCATCCAGATGCTGGACTGTTCGGAGAAGACCTTCCAGTCGATGTCGAAGGGGGAGACGGAAAGATCGGCCATCCACTTGGGCAGACGGTCTTTCGGGATATCGCCCCGGGTCGGGATCCGGTAGTACTCCGTGGCCTGCAGGACGGTGTGGTCCACGTTGGTGACGAATTCATAGAAGAGCCGGGCGTCGTCGGGGTTCTTGCCGTTTGCGATCAGCGCGATGCCGTCGGTCAGCACGGGCGCTCCGCTCCTCGGTACCACGAAATCGAAGGGATAGCCGTACCGGTCCACCTGCATCATGATGTCGCTCATCAGCCATATGGACACCAGTCCTTCCTTCCGGGCGAGCTTCTGGAACATCATGTTCGGATCGGCGGCGTAGTCCTTCGTGTTGGCATCGAGCCGCGTGAGCCACGCGTACCCCGCGTCGGGGACACGGGTATCCCGGTACGTGCGCCAGATCATCCCCGAGTAGACCGTCCGCATGGTGCCGGACGCGAGCGGGTACCGGATCACGATCAGGTCCCGCCACCGGGGATCGAGGAGTTCGTCCCAGTCTCCGGGCGCCGTCTCTTTCGTCAGTTCGAGATTGTTGAAGGCGATGACCGGGATCAACTGCGCCGTGCCGTACCACCTATCTTCCTCGTCCCTGAACTCGGGAAGCAGCGCGTCCGCCCAGATCGGCCGGTACGGACTCAGCAGGCCCTCGTCGGCGGCCTGGATGAAGTTGGTCGCCGGCGCGCCCCACCAGACGTCGCCCTGGGGATTGGTCCGCTCCGATCGCACCCGGTCCAGCACGTCCTGCGAGCCCATGTCGAGCCAGCGGACGTCCACATCGGGATGAGTGGCCTCGAAGAGCTTCTCGAACTCTGGCAGGATCGGCTTTCCGTGGGGCGAATAGACCGTCACGACGCGTCGGTCCGGATCGCCGCTGCTACAGCCCCAGGCGAGGATGACCGTGCATGCCGAAACGGCCGCACACAGAACCAATGTTGTAAAGCGCATACCCGTCTTCATTTCGTTCCTCTGAAATCCATGGTAATACCGCGTAACCCTCGCCGCGACGCTCCGTTTGTCCGAACCCGGTAAGCCCCGGGACGTGGCTAGAAACTACCACGGCGTGCGCCGAGTGTCAACGCGGATTTGGCGGAACATCGGGTCGTACAAGGCGGCGAGGACACAGCTGCATGGGGTCGTACGAGGCGCCGGAGACAGGCTACGCCGGGGTCGCGCAGTTCGCCGGAGACAGGCAACATCGGTTCCCCACAACCCAGGTCAGGCCAGCCGATACACCACCGCCCGCGATCGCTGTATATCCCCGCAGTAGATCCCGTCAAAAACCGATTCGGGCACGGCCGCGACGATTCGCCGGGCCAGGTCCATGCTATCTCCGTCATCGGCGCAGGAGAGGTACAGGGAAAGAGGCACGGATTCCGGAAAGGCCCGCCGGTACGCCTCGGGATGACTGACGACGCCGGCGATGACTTCGGGTGTTACCGGTTCGCCCCGCCCCAACCCGGTCAAACGGCCCACGCGCTCCGGCCGGTGCACCTGTCTTTCGTCCAGCGGGATGCCGACGGCCCTCAGGGTGGCGACGACTACGACGCGTGTCGTACCCGCCGGCACCACGGGCTCGTGGTCCCCGGGCGCCTTGAACAGCCGGGCGCGGGCGCCGTCAGCCTTGATGAGCAGCAGGTCGGGTGCGCAAACCTCCCTCAACTTCTCCAGCTCCTCCCCATCCAGTCCCTTGAGCTTGTCGGGCCGGGGACGGGCGCCAAGGACGGTCACGTGGCGTCGCGTCTTCAGTTCACCGGGTACAAGCGCCGGCCAACCCGGCGTTTCGGCGGTCACGTAGAACCCGCGCGTCTGCTTCGACGTCGGCGGATGCAGGTGCGTGGTGGACGTAGTTATGACGGCGTAACCCCGTTCGACGGCCTCGCCGGCCAGCCGGTACATCAGCGTGGCCTTGCCGCCGCTGCCGACGATGGCCACGGCCTCTCCCCGGTGAATCCCGAGCGTGTCGAGAAAGGGTGTTTCCGCCGCCGGTGCGCTCACCACTCGCCCCCCGGGCGGATATGGATCGTTCGGGGCCGCCGCTGCAGGAAGCGCCGCACGAGGGCCATGCCGACGAGGAATCCCCCGATGTGGGCGTACCAGGCCACGCCGTCGCTGCCGATGCCCAGGATCTGCCGCAGGAACCAGATCCCGAGTACGATGATCGCGGGCACATGGATGATCTGGATGAAGATGAACAGCAGGACGAAGGTCTTGATGTAGGCCTTGGGATACAGGATGAAATAGGCGCCCAGGATGCCCGCAATCGCCCCGCTGGCGCCGATCATCGGGATGGCGGAATCGGGTTCGGATATCACGTGCACCATGGTGGCGCACAGGCCGGTCAGGAGGTAGAAGAGCAGGTAGCGGCCCGCCCCCATGGCGCTTTCCACGCTGTTGCCGAAGATCCACAGGTAGAGCATGTTGCCGGCGAGGTGCATGAATCCCCCGTGGACGAACATGGCCGTGAACAGGGTCAGGGGGAAGGGCACGAGTGCGTCCGGGTAGAGCAGGGAAGTGCCGGGAATGGGTATTTCGTTCCGGTCGACGAAATGGGTCAATTCGAGGGGGATGGCCGCGGTCTTGAAGATGAAGATCTGTTCGCCCACCGGTCCCAGGACGAACTGGAAAAGGAAGACGGCCACGTTGGCCGCCATCAGCCCGTAGGTGATCACGGGCCGGCCATAGGACGGGCTTTCAGCTTGGAGAGGTAGGAGCATGGGAAGTCGGACGGGTCGCAGCCGGTCCGGGAGGGTTTGTCACCGGCGACACGGCGAGCGAACCG
The genomic region above belongs to Gemmatimonadota bacterium and contains:
- a CDS encoding ABC transporter ATP-binding protein, producing the protein MAQVTLNRLTKHFDDTPVVKGISLTVADGEFFSLLGPSGCGKTTILRMIAGFIFPTSGTVFFDDQDVTHVPANRRNTGMVFQNYALFPHMTVFENVAFGLRTRKVAPAETADRAARALDLVGLAGLEQRPVPQLSGGQQQRVALARAVVIEPDLLLLDEPLSNLDAKLREETRDQIRELQTKLGITAIYVTHDQEEALAVSDRIAVMEEGECRQLDRPDAIYRRPANRFVAAFMGNMNLWEGVMETDEGRPVFRHGSGLAVALPPSIPLPALHSSPAPVDDAAPADDAAPADDAAPVDDAAPADDAVAPDGPNDPVYLALHPQAVRLTEDDSEDTVGGVVITRRFKGATVEFTVDAGGVSIQVVENAEGRMAGRQPGDAVRVRIPGDQAIILRD
- a CDS encoding extracellular solute-binding protein, with the translated sequence MKTGMRFTTLVLCAAVSACTVILAWGCSSGDPDRRVVTVYSPHGKPILPEFEKLFEATHPDVDVRWLDMGSQDVLDRVRSERTNPQGDVWWGAPATNFIQAADEGLLSPYRPIWADALLPEFRDEEDRWYGTAQLIPVIAFNNLELTKETAPGDWDELLDPRWRDLIVIRYPLASGTMRTVYSGMIWRTYRDTRVPDAGYAWLTRLDANTKDYAADPNMMFQKLARKEGLVSIWLMSDIMMQVDRYGYPFDFVVPRSGAPVLTDGIALIANGKNPDDARLFYEFVTNVDHTVLQATEYYRIPTRGDIPKDRLPKWMADLSVSPFDIDWKVFSEQSSIWMKYWDDNIKDRG
- the yqeC gene encoding selenium cofactor biosynthesis protein YqeC, with the translated sequence MVSAPAAETPFLDTLGIHRGEAVAIVGSGGKATLMYRLAGEAVERGYAVITTSTTHLHPPTSKQTRGFYVTAETPGWPALVPGELKTRRHVTVLGARPRPDKLKGLDGEELEKLREVCAPDLLLIKADGARARLFKAPGDHEPVVPAGTTRVVVVATLRAVGIPLDERQVHRPERVGRLTGLGRGEPVTPEVIAGVVSHPEAYRRAFPESVPLSLYLSCADDGDSMDLARRIVAAVPESVFDGIYCGDIQRSRAVVYRLA
- a CDS encoding rhomboid family intramembrane serine protease, encoding MLLPLQAESPSYGRPVITYGLMAANVAVFLFQFVLGPVGEQIFIFKTAAIPLELTHFVDRNEIPIPGTSLLYPDALVPFPLTLFTAMFVHGGFMHLAGNMLYLWIFGNSVESAMGAGRYLLFYLLTGLCATMVHVISEPDSAIPMIGASGAIAGILGAYFILYPKAYIKTFVLLFIFIQIIHVPAIIVLGIWFLRQILGIGSDGVAWYAHIGGFLVGMALVRRFLQRRPRTIHIRPGGEW